The Pseudomonadota bacterium DNA segment AAGAGGGTTTCAAGGCTTTTCAACTTACCGACAGCTGCAAGTATTTTTGGATTATGACGGCCGATCCGGCAGCCCCCTCGCCGATTCCAGGGGCCGAAACCCTGGGCATGATGATGGGTCCGCAGGCGGCCGCTTTTGAAACCGTGCAGACCCGGGCCGATGACACGGCCGTCATTCTTTACACCTCGGGAACCACCGGTTTCCCGAAAGGCGCCGAGCTCTCCCATTCCAACATGATCATGAACGCGACCTGCAGCCGCGACCTGCTGGGTCTGTTATATGACGATATTCACGTCATCACCCTGCCCCTGTTTCACTCCTTTGGCCAGACCGTGCAAATGAACGCCGGTTTCATGAAAGGCAACACCATTATCCTGATTGCCCGCTTTGCTCCAGAAGCGGTTTTTAACGCGATTCAAAACGAGGGCGCCTCGGTTTTTGCCGGAGTGCCGACCATGTACTGGGCCCTGCTGCATTATCAAGACAAGGAGCGGCGCTTTGATTTCGAAAGAATCAGCCGCACCTTAAGAGTCGGAGCTTCCGGCGGCGCCTCCCTGCCCCTGGAAACCATCAAGGGCATGCAGGAAAAATATAACATTCCCATCCTCGAAGGCTACGGCCTTTCCGAAACCTGCCCGGTGGCGACCTTCAACCAGATGCACAAACCCTGCAAACCGGGATCGATCGGTTTTCCGATCTGGGGCATCGAAGTCAAGATCGTCGATCAGCAGAGCCGGGAAGTTCCGATCGGAGAAATCGGCGAGATCGCGATTCGCGGCCATAACATCATGAAAGGCTACTACAACAAACCGGAAGCTACCGCGGCCGCCTTCAAAGGCACCTCGTGGTTTCACAGCGGCGATCTCGGGCGCATGGATGAGGACGGTTTTTTCTATGTTGTCGACCGGGTCAAGGACATGATCATTCGCGGCGGCTTCAATATCTATCCCCGGGAAATCGAGGAGGTTCTCCTCAGCCATCCGGCCATCTCCATGGTCGCCGTCATCGGCATCCCCGACGACCATTATGGCGAAGAAATCAAGGCCCTGGTCATCCTGAAAGAAGGTCATACGGCAACCGCCGAGGAAATTATTTCGTGGTCAAAAGAACAGATGGCCTCCTATAAATATCCGCGCCTGGTCGAGATTCGCGACAGCCTGCCGATGACGGCCACCGGCAAGATTCTGAAAAAAGAACTGAAAGCCGAAGCCTGAAGCAAGCCTCCCGAGCCTGAGGGCCGGGAAACACCGCGCCGGTACCCGGCCTTCATTCAGACGGTCCGCGATTACGCCGCCCGACCTGAATGGAGGCCCCTTGATCGCCCGACCAACAACATTGGGCTTGACTAGGCTGGCCGCATTTAGTACCTTACAGGCAATTTTCTCGTTTTTTTAAACCTTTTTTTTCAACCGCAAAAACAAGAAAATGTTAAGTGCTTCACGGATTATCCCCGAGGGGGATGTCCCGATGAAGAAACTTATCCAGATCTGCTGGGCCTGATAAGAGTACTTATTTGTGACCAAAGGAAATACCTTTAGGTACGGGCCGTGAAAAATCATTTGGGTTGCGGGGTTATTCCCGCATTA contains these protein-coding regions:
- a CDS encoding long-chain fatty acid--CoA ligase, which produces MLNLATVLDYSAKEYPQKNAIIFGAQKISYAQLNTFCNKIANGLVKAGIRPGDKVALSCPNLPYFPMAYFAILKSGATVVPLNVLLKSREIAYHLADSEAKAFFCFQGSPELPMAEEGFKAFQLTDSCKYFWIMTADPAAPSPIPGAETLGMMMGPQAAAFETVQTRADDTAVILYTSGTTGFPKGAELSHSNMIMNATCSRDLLGLLYDDIHVITLPLFHSFGQTVQMNAGFMKGNTIILIARFAPEAVFNAIQNEGASVFAGVPTMYWALLHYQDKERRFDFERISRTLRVGASGGASLPLETIKGMQEKYNIPILEGYGLSETCPVATFNQMHKPCKPGSIGFPIWGIEVKIVDQQSREVPIGEIGEIAIRGHNIMKGYYNKPEATAAAFKGTSWFHSGDLGRMDEDGFFYVVDRVKDMIIRGGFNIYPREIEEVLLSHPAISMVAVIGIPDDHYGEEIKALVILKEGHTATAEEIISWSKEQMASYKYPRLVEIRDSLPMTATGKILKKELKAEA